The Methanoculleus marisnigri JR1 genome window below encodes:
- a CDS encoding amino acid kinase family protein, with protein MAERFEMESKFRGESLVRRGLLRETRSGKQVRIMPDLNVIKIGGHGVIDYGRDVIYPLVEEIGELSRNNKVLVATGGGVRVRHILDVGIDLGMPTGVLAELAGKISEQNAIMMSILFSKYNGTRIHTDDLLNLPSLISLGMLPVVQGTPPYGLYEHPPKLGSIPPHRTDTGAFLMAEVVGGKNCILGKNVDGLYAENPFVNPDAEFIAEITADELLEMEMEDMVLEPKAVELLRDAVHVTEIKIVNAHVPGNITKAVNGERVGTLIRA; from the coding sequence ATGGCAGAACGATTTGAGATGGAATCAAAGTTCCGCGGCGAGAGTCTGGTTCGGCGCGGCCTGCTCCGCGAGACCCGGAGCGGCAAACAGGTCAGGATCATGCCCGACCTGAACGTGATCAAGATCGGCGGCCACGGGGTCATCGACTACGGGCGAGACGTGATCTATCCCCTGGTCGAGGAGATCGGGGAACTCTCCCGGAACAACAAGGTCCTGGTCGCCACCGGCGGCGGCGTCCGGGTGCGCCACATCCTCGACGTCGGGATCGATCTCGGCATGCCGACGGGGGTGCTTGCGGAACTGGCGGGCAAGATCAGCGAGCAGAACGCGATCATGATGTCCATCCTCTTCTCGAAGTACAACGGCACCCGGATCCACACCGACGATCTCTTAAACCTCCCCTCGCTCATATCCCTCGGGATGCTGCCGGTCGTGCAGGGCACCCCGCCCTACGGGCTGTATGAGCATCCGCCGAAACTCGGGAGCATCCCGCCGCACCGGACGGATACCGGGGCGTTTTTGATGGCGGAAGTGGTCGGCGGAAAGAACTGCATCCTCGGCAAGAACGTGGACGGCCTCTACGCCGAAAACCCATTCGTGAATCCCGACGCCGAGTTTATAGCGGAGATCACGGCCGACGAACTCCTGGAGATGGAGATGGAGGATATGGTGCTCGAACCGAAAGCCGTCGAGCTGCTCCGGGACGCCGTCCACGTGACCGAGATCAAGATCGTGAACGCTCATGTCCCGGGCAACATCACGAAAGCCGTCAACGGGGAGCGGGTCGGCACCCTGATCCGGGCATGA
- a CDS encoding ABC transporter substrate-binding protein, with the protein MTLYLGIDDTDTRESRGTGRLARAIAAELTRSYTVAGVTRHQLFVHPAVPYTSHNSSAVIHIRDTGNGTAADVFAAAKELMLADFIEGSDPGICVAADRNINGDLSHFGLSAKTSVVTQDQARGLAREAGILLEGLGGTEDGVIGALAGVGLAASGNDGRFIQKGTNRDLSGTQTVAAILASGVDRVMTRDGAAVGEGTISLRKFPKPACVGGKAILYVEPDGDAYRDIVMG; encoded by the coding sequence ATGACCCTCTACCTTGGCATCGACGACACCGACACACGCGAGTCCCGGGGAACCGGACGGCTCGCCCGCGCGATTGCAGCAGAACTCACCCGGTCCTACACGGTAGCCGGAGTGACCCGGCACCAGCTCTTTGTCCATCCGGCTGTCCCCTACACCTCCCATAACAGTTCCGCGGTCATCCACATCCGGGATACCGGGAACGGGACTGCAGCCGACGTCTTTGCGGCGGCAAAGGAACTGATGCTCGCCGATTTCATCGAGGGGAGCGACCCCGGGATCTGCGTTGCCGCCGACCGGAACATCAACGGCGACCTCTCCCACTTCGGTCTCTCCGCGAAGACGAGCGTCGTGACGCAGGATCAGGCGCGAGGGCTCGCCCGCGAGGCCGGAATCCTCCTCGAAGGGCTCGGCGGCACCGAAGACGGCGTGATCGGTGCGCTTGCCGGGGTCGGGCTTGCGGCATCGGGCAACGACGGCCGGTTCATCCAGAAGGGAACGAACCGAGACCTCAGCGGCACCCAGACGGTCGCCGCGATCCTCGCTTCCGGCGTCGACCGGGTCATGACCCGGGACGGGGCGGCGGTCGGGGAAGGCACTATCAGCCTGCGAAAGTTCCCGAAGCCTGCCTGCGTCGGTGGGAAGGCGATCCTCTACGTCGAGCCGGACGGGGATGCCTACCGCGATATCGTGATGGGATGA
- a CDS encoding substrate-binding domain-containing protein, producing the protein MHRRTIFAVAAIMVALMLICGCTGTTTDPTPVEKQQLRIATTTSLYDTKLLDHLTPIFEEEYNAEVLIVSAGTGKAIEYGQRGDVDVLMVHDRAREDAFLADGYGINRRVFAYNYFVIVGPESDPAGVKGMTPEQAFTTIREKGMAGDSGVVFVSRGDNSGTHSKEKAIWKGAGFNYSTDVQGSGDWYQEAGTGMGATLEMANEKEAYTLSDIGTYLAYKGDLDLVTLVDEGDILLNIYCAMQINPEKYPDINTTVAKDWVNFMISDEVQGEIASFGVDQYGQPLFYPAQDDWEKIGVPQAEVKDPIA; encoded by the coding sequence ATGCACAGACGAACTATTTTTGCCGTCGCGGCCATCATGGTCGCCCTCATGCTGATATGCGGCTGTACCGGGACGACAACCGACCCAACGCCCGTAGAGAAGCAGCAACTCCGTATCGCCACGACCACGAGTCTCTACGACACCAAACTCCTCGATCACCTCACGCCGATCTTCGAGGAGGAGTACAACGCCGAGGTGCTGATCGTCTCCGCCGGGACCGGCAAGGCGATCGAGTACGGGCAGCGGGGCGACGTGGACGTCCTGATGGTGCACGACCGTGCGCGTGAAGACGCCTTCCTCGCCGACGGCTACGGCATCAACCGGCGCGTCTTCGCCTACAACTACTTCGTCATCGTCGGGCCCGAGTCCGACCCGGCAGGCGTCAAGGGCATGACTCCTGAGCAAGCGTTCACCACCATCCGGGAGAAGGGAATGGCCGGCGACTCCGGTGTGGTCTTCGTCTCGCGCGGTGACAACTCCGGCACGCACTCCAAGGAGAAGGCCATCTGGAAGGGAGCCGGGTTCAACTACTCGACGGACGTGCAGGGCTCCGGCGACTGGTACCAGGAGGCCGGAACGGGCATGGGCGCGACCCTTGAGATGGCGAACGAGAAGGAGGCCTACACCCTCTCCGACATCGGCACCTACCTCGCCTACAAGGGTGACCTCGACCTCGTGACGCTCGTCGACGAGGGGGATATCCTGCTCAACATCTACTGCGCCATGCAGATCAACCCTGAGAAATACCCCGACATCAACACCACCGTCGCGAAGGACTGGGTCAACTTCATGATCTCCGACGAGGTGCAGGGCGAGATCGCCTCCTTCGGTGTCGACCAGTACGGCCAGCCGCTCTTCTACCCCGCCCAGGACGACTGGGAGAAGATCGGCGTCCCCCAGGCTGAAGTGAAGGATCCGATCGCCTGA
- a CDS encoding ABC transporter permease, translated as MYEIIEGFLEAIRLIVTLDPDVMAIAARSVVISLTATIIATLFAVPLGAAINFGSFPGRKSLINLIQTLYSLPTVIVGLLIFLFISRVGPFGFLRLLFTPTAMIIAQTVLILPIMTGLTISALSGVDPVLSDTLRSLGATRLQFLTNILKEARFAILATVAVGFGRAISEVGAAILVGGNIAASSFASSTRVLTTAISLETSMGNISRSIALGIVLLAIALGVNLAITTVQHR; from the coding sequence ATGTACGAGATCATCGAGGGATTTCTGGAGGCGATCCGGCTCATCGTCACGCTTGATCCCGACGTGATGGCCATCGCCGCGCGAAGCGTCGTCATATCGCTCACCGCAACGATCATCGCCACGCTGTTCGCCGTCCCGCTCGGGGCCGCGATCAACTTCGGGTCGTTCCCGGGCAGAAAGAGCCTCATCAACCTGATCCAGACGCTCTACTCCCTCCCGACGGTCATCGTCGGGCTGCTGATATTCCTGTTCATCTCCCGCGTCGGGCCGTTCGGGTTCCTGCGGCTGCTCTTCACCCCGACCGCGATGATCATCGCGCAGACGGTGCTCATCCTGCCGATCATGACCGGCCTCACGATCTCCGCGCTCTCGGGGGTCGACCCGGTCCTCAGTGACACCCTCCGTTCACTCGGGGCAACAAGGCTCCAGTTCCTGACAAACATCTTGAAAGAAGCCCGGTTCGCGATCCTTGCGACCGTCGCGGTCGGGTTCGGGCGGGCGATATCCGAAGTCGGGGCGGCGATCCTGGTCGGCGGCAACATCGCGGCGTCGTCGTTCGCGAGTTCGACCCGGGTGCTGACGACCGCGATATCGCTCGAGACCTCGATGGGCAACATCTCCCGGTCCATCGCGCTCGGGATCGTCCTCCTTGCAATCGCCCTCGGCGTGAATCTCGCCATAACCACGGTGCAGCACCGGTGA
- a CDS encoding ABC transporter ATP-binding protein, with amino-acid sequence MIELDNVSKNFGDTGVLDGVTGEVNRGEIFAVIGPSGAGKSTLLRLIDLLDTPTGGAIRVGGTDIHAEREKSLSIRRMMGMVFQKPAVFNATVAENIAVGLRFRGASKSESHSRIEEALDMVGLVGYGERRARTLSGGEMQRVALARAMVIEPEILLLDEPTANLDPVSVATIEDLVVRINRDLGTTIVFSTHDMYQGQRLAHRIGVLMTGVFSQVGTPREVFTLPASRDVARFVGIENIVEGGVVEGGDGTAVVDAGGVRVRARSPASTGERVTLCIRSEDLRIAAPSLNTSGRNTLPGTVTSIVPRGPFSRVTVDCGVPLSSVLSWKAVDALDIREGSRVSVSFAPESVHVVRGVNHRGSGRG; translated from the coding sequence ATGATCGAACTCGATAACGTCTCAAAGAACTTCGGCGATACCGGGGTGCTCGACGGTGTCACCGGGGAGGTGAACCGGGGCGAGATCTTCGCCGTCATCGGGCCGAGCGGAGCCGGGAAGTCGACCCTGCTGCGCCTCATCGACCTCCTCGACACCCCGACGGGAGGGGCGATCCGGGTGGGCGGCACCGATATCCACGCGGAGCGTGAAAAGAGCCTCTCGATCCGGAGGATGATGGGGATGGTCTTCCAGAAACCCGCCGTCTTCAACGCGACGGTCGCGGAGAACATCGCCGTCGGCCTCCGGTTCCGGGGCGCGAGTAAAAGCGAGAGCCATTCCCGGATCGAGGAAGCCCTCGATATGGTCGGGCTTGTCGGTTACGGGGAGCGGCGGGCAAGGACACTCTCGGGCGGGGAGATGCAGCGGGTGGCGCTTGCCCGGGCGATGGTGATCGAGCCCGAGATCCTCCTCCTCGACGAACCGACCGCGAACCTCGACCCCGTCTCGGTGGCGACGATCGAGGATCTGGTGGTGCGGATCAACCGCGACCTCGGGACGACGATCGTCTTCTCGACCCACGACATGTACCAGGGGCAGCGGCTCGCCCACCGGATCGGGGTGCTGATGACCGGAGTGTTCTCGCAGGTGGGGACGCCACGGGAGGTCTTCACCCTCCCGGCAAGCCGGGACGTCGCCCGGTTCGTCGGGATCGAGAACATCGTCGAGGGTGGCGTCGTAGAAGGGGGAGACGGTACCGCCGTCGTCGATGCCGGCGGTGTCCGGGTCCGGGCACGGTCGCCGGCTTCGACGGGGGAGCGGGTCACTCTCTGCATCCGGTCAGAGGATCTGCGGATCGCCGCGCCGTCGCTGAATACCTCCGGCAGGAACACCCTCCCCGGCACCGTGACCTCCATCGTACCGCGCGGGCCGTTCAGCAGGGTGACGGTCGACTGCGGGGTCCCGCTCTCGTCCGTCCTCTCGTGGAAGGCGGTGGACGCCCTCGATATCCGGGAGGGGAGCCGGGTCTCGGTCTCGTTTGCGCCGGAGTCGGTTCACGTCGTCCGAGGGGTGAACCACCGGGGTTCAGGGCGCGGGTAG
- a CDS encoding MBL fold metallo-hydrolase, which yields MELTVLASGSKGNCTYLRGERGALLIDAGLSAREILRRLEAAGGDPTFIEAILVTHEHIDHIRGVDVLARRLGVPVYATGGTLEAFTPKCSGRSAEVRRCRCGETFSVGDFSIEPFAASHDAREPCGFSVAEGDLRIGCCTDTGTVTTSMFDKLASCDAVLLESNHCPDMLENGPYPAYLKSRIRSKRGHLSNPDAARCLQRLADRIHMAMLAHVSEINNTPEKVLLSALEGLGLYSDQIGVAVAPQDPGAVHPESYGFRL from the coding sequence ATGGAACTGACAGTCCTCGCCAGCGGGAGCAAAGGAAACTGCACCTATCTCCGGGGGGAGCGAGGCGCGCTGCTCATCGACGCGGGGCTCTCCGCTCGCGAGATCCTTCGGCGTCTCGAAGCCGCCGGCGGGGATCCAACATTCATCGAGGCGATACTCGTCACGCACGAGCATATCGATCACATCCGGGGCGTCGACGTTCTGGCACGGAGGCTCGGGGTTCCGGTCTACGCGACCGGCGGAACGCTCGAGGCGTTCACCCCGAAGTGCAGCGGGAGATCCGCGGAGGTCCGGCGGTGCCGCTGCGGCGAGACGTTCTCCGTCGGCGACTTCTCGATCGAGCCGTTCGCCGCTTCCCACGACGCCCGGGAACCCTGCGGGTTCTCTGTCGCCGAGGGCGATCTGCGCATCGGGTGCTGCACCGATACCGGCACCGTCACCACCTCGATGTTCGATAAACTCGCATCCTGCGACGCCGTCCTTCTCGAGAGCAACCACTGCCCGGATATGCTTGAAAACGGCCCGTACCCGGCATATCTAAAGAGCCGGATACGATCGAAACGCGGGCACCTCTCGAACCCCGACGCCGCCCGCTGCCTGCAGAGGCTCGCCGATCGCATCCACATGGCGATGCTCGCCCACGTGAGCGAGATCAACAACACGCCGGAAAAAGTGCTCCTCTCCGCGCTTGAAGGACTCGGACTCTACTCCGACCAGATCGGGGTCGCCGTGGCACCCCAGGATCCGGGAGCGGTTCACCCGGAATCCTACGGCTTTCGGCTCTGA
- a CDS encoding PAS domain-containing protein yields the protein MTGNKTTRDDARESPDLGGDICLSILREVPDGLVLLDGKGTCRYLNPAFTRITGYTLEDVPTLALWFERAHPNPAYRQKVEELGQELFSGGRDTMVAGVVCRDGRVRDIEFRRASIEGGSVLFTARDVTEQALTEENLRQATSELTAVIEAFPDLFIRLNADGTILDSRAGRLAEAPIVSRAHLGRRVQDLLPAGVGEALSAALQEAVRVNTAAAPLEFSRTVAGETRHYEARVIPLQEMHLMVIIREITERKKAEEELHRHREHLEELVAERTAELERANKQLEQLLYYIEMTERKAAEDWLDLSVELGSLGADDSGEARITTDAAGTIVIVDMAAEHLTGYAGDELTGKPVGSLFSGVGVGEHLVREVLGQGRSVECAVGAELVRSDGSKEVVRVSGDPIADGADTVIGMVCTFRKA from the coding sequence ATGACGGGAAACAAAACAACTCGGGACGACGCCCGTGAATCGCCTGATCTTGGAGGGGACATCTGTCTCTCGATTCTCCGTGAAGTGCCTGACGGCCTCGTTCTTCTGGACGGTAAGGGCACATGCCGGTACCTGAACCCGGCGTTTACCCGGATCACCGGGTATACCCTGGAGGATGTCCCGACACTCGCGTTATGGTTCGAGCGTGCCCACCCAAACCCTGCATACCGGCAGAAAGTGGAGGAGCTGGGGCAGGAACTGTTTTCAGGCGGCCGGGACACGATGGTTGCCGGCGTGGTCTGCCGGGACGGCAGGGTGCGCGATATCGAGTTCCGGCGGGCGTCGATCGAGGGCGGCTCCGTCCTCTTCACCGCCCGGGACGTAACCGAGCAGGCGCTGACCGAGGAGAATCTCCGGCAGGCGACGTCCGAACTGACCGCGGTGATCGAAGCCTTTCCCGATCTCTTCATCCGGTTGAACGCCGACGGCACGATCCTCGACTCCAGGGCGGGGAGGCTCGCGGAGGCGCCGATTGTCTCCCGGGCGCATCTCGGGCGGCGGGTGCAGGATCTGCTCCCCGCCGGTGTGGGTGAGGCCCTTTCTGCTGCGCTGCAGGAGGCCGTCCGGGTAAATACGGCCGCGGCACCCCTTGAGTTCAGCCGAACGGTTGCCGGAGAGACCCGGCACTACGAAGCCCGCGTCATACCGCTCCAGGAGATGCACCTGATGGTCATCATCAGGGAGATTACGGAGCGCAAGAAGGCGGAAGAGGAACTGCACCGCCACCGCGAGCACCTGGAGGAACTCGTTGCCGAGCGGACCGCCGAACTCGAACGTGCGAACAAGCAGCTCGAGCAGCTCCTCTACTACATCGAGATGACCGAGCGGAAAGCTGCGGAGGACTGGCTGGACTTATCGGTCGAACTGGGTTCCCTGGGGGCGGATGACTCCGGGGAGGCGAGGATCACCACCGATGCCGCCGGAACGATCGTCATCGTCGACATGGCGGCGGAACACCTCACCGGCTACGCCGGGGACGAACTGACCGGGAAGCCGGTAGGGTCGCTTTTTTCTGGCGTCGGTGTCGGGGAGCATCTCGTCAGGGAAGTGCTGGGGCAGGGCAGGTCCGTGGAGTGCGCGGTAGGAGCGGAACTCGTGAGAAGCGACGGTTCAAAAGAGGTTGTCCGCGTCTCCGGCGACCCGATCGCCGATGGTGCAGACACCGTGATCGGCATGGTCTGCACGTTCCGGAAGGCGTGA